The following are from one region of the Actinoplanes sp. L3-i22 genome:
- a CDS encoding LuxR C-terminal-related transcriptional regulator — protein MTLVGRESQLAAIAAGLRDGRSVRVVGERGTGRSALLAEAAGRYAATGATVLAVRALPGDDGLPGAGLQRLLTPVQAEAGALPAAAAAAFARLFGADPPEVAPLPLAAAVALLAEELAARGRWLWCADDLDRLDALSRTVIVSQTHLPVLAATLPQPTAHLADEVRMGRLSRGEAERVLGALPGVRAHPGARLVLAQAAGNPLALTELARHLPPPAEISPTATELPVPPRLRHALAPAVDDLDEPQLRAAVLAALAAETPGPCTASALDAAVDRALWTGLIDLGLLRPGRARRFRHPVARAAVLDRAGSARCREARHELAALLKPAGDETTQRLAAGGAAAPHVAAGGAAALHVAAGGAAARTLAPAEAGGGAAARNLARAEAGGGAAARNLAHAGADDGAAAWHLGRGAAEPDEGLATTLERTGADLARTGRVRAAAYALALAADRTPDPTLARTRRLRAAHHARLAGEPAWEAQLGISLENLGQQLRIAWLRGDTAIRVEEPPAGLMAVWARAVLDDTDPGGDVQRLINEQPRHHERMAPDERAIVLGTIAATRHETAPAVRHLTRAAASAPPGGLVRPIALGALAWAYFDGGDLDAARDAAERTLRAADADRHGEATSDTRAGALATLAAVAVLRDEPDAADRLGDARDALRPGHHALHELRLDRAQGLIAGIRGEHALAFHRLRRHYGEDGRPVHHRISDLCLADLARVRAADDRTEAIEDLVEAASSRVRTLRSARLAAVWHRAKALLAGPDPAAESYFRLALADPGTDQWAFERALTRMDYAIWLRRRQRPAESRPLLSAARDVFAAAGLAAWRERAETELAAAGRGERRDGLTPQQRQVVTLAAQGLTNAQIGARLGLSARTVGTHLSRAYPILGVTRRSQLSGMQSFDRRRADGNSGA, from the coding sequence GTGACGCTGGTCGGGCGGGAGTCGCAGCTGGCGGCGATCGCCGCGGGCTTGCGGGACGGCCGGTCGGTTCGGGTGGTCGGTGAGCGGGGTACCGGACGGTCCGCGCTGCTCGCCGAGGCTGCCGGGCGGTATGCGGCCACCGGTGCGACGGTGCTCGCGGTTCGGGCTCTGCCCGGGGACGACGGCCTGCCCGGGGCGGGGCTGCAGCGGCTGCTCACGCCGGTGCAGGCCGAGGCCGGGGCGTTGCCGGCGGCGGCCGCGGCGGCGTTCGCCCGGCTCTTCGGGGCGGATCCGCCCGAGGTGGCGCCGCTTCCGCTGGCCGCCGCGGTCGCGCTGCTCGCCGAGGAGCTGGCCGCCCGTGGCCGATGGCTGTGGTGCGCTGACGATCTGGATCGGCTGGACGCGCTCTCGCGTACCGTAATCGTCTCGCAAACCCACCTCCCGGTCCTCGCCGCGACGCTGCCGCAACCCACCGCCCACCTCGCGGATGAGGTTCGGATGGGGCGGCTGAGCCGGGGTGAGGCCGAGCGGGTGCTCGGGGCGCTGCCCGGGGTTCGGGCGCATCCGGGGGCGCGGTTGGTGCTCGCGCAGGCGGCCGGGAATCCGCTCGCGCTCACCGAACTGGCCCGCCATCTGCCGCCGCCGGCCGAGATCAGCCCGACCGCCACCGAGCTGCCGGTTCCGCCGCGGCTCCGGCACGCCCTGGCCCCGGCCGTCGACGACCTGGACGAGCCGCAGCTGAGGGCCGCCGTGCTGGCCGCGCTCGCCGCCGAGACGCCCGGGCCGTGCACCGCCTCGGCGCTCGATGCCGCGGTCGATCGTGCACTGTGGACCGGGCTGATCGATCTCGGTCTGCTGCGGCCGGGGCGGGCTCGCCGGTTCCGGCATCCGGTCGCGCGGGCGGCGGTGCTGGACCGGGCCGGCTCGGCCCGGTGCCGCGAGGCCCGCCACGAACTGGCCGCCCTGCTCAAACCCGCCGGTGACGAGACCACCCAGCGCCTCGCCGCCGGCGGCGCGGCGGCCCCACACGTCGCCGCTGGCGGTGCGGCGGCCCTACACGTCGCCGCCGGCGGTGCGGCGGCCCGGACTCTCGCACCGGCCGAAGCGGGCGGCGGCGCGGCGGCGCGGAATCTCGCACGGGCCGAGGCGGGCGGCGGCGCGGCCGCCCGGAATCTCGCGCACGCCGGAGCGGACGATGGCGCGGCGGCCTGGCATCTCGGGCGGGGTGCGGCCGAGCCCGACGAAGGGCTGGCCACAACGCTGGAACGGACCGGCGCCGACCTGGCCCGGACCGGGCGGGTGCGGGCCGCCGCCTACGCCCTGGCCCTGGCCGCCGACCGCACCCCGGACCCCACCCTGGCCCGCACCCGCCGCCTGCGGGCCGCGCACCACGCCCGGCTCGCCGGCGAGCCCGCCTGGGAGGCCCAGCTCGGCATCTCCCTGGAGAACCTCGGCCAGCAACTGCGGATCGCCTGGCTGCGCGGCGACACCGCGATCCGGGTCGAGGAGCCGCCGGCCGGGCTGATGGCCGTCTGGGCGCGCGCCGTGCTGGACGACACCGACCCGGGCGGCGACGTCCAGCGGCTGATCAACGAGCAGCCAAGACACCACGAGCGGATGGCTCCGGACGAGCGGGCCATCGTCCTGGGCACGATCGCCGCGACCCGGCACGAGACCGCGCCGGCCGTCCGGCACCTGACCCGGGCCGCCGCCTCGGCCCCGCCGGGCGGGCTGGTCCGGCCGATCGCACTGGGCGCGCTGGCCTGGGCATACTTCGACGGCGGCGACCTGGACGCGGCGCGGGACGCCGCCGAGCGGACGTTGCGGGCCGCCGACGCCGACCGGCACGGGGAGGCCACTTCGGACACCCGGGCCGGGGCGCTGGCCACGCTCGCCGCGGTGGCCGTGCTGCGCGACGAGCCGGACGCCGCCGACCGGCTCGGCGACGCCCGCGACGCGCTGCGGCCCGGGCACCACGCCCTGCACGAGCTGCGACTGGATCGCGCGCAGGGGCTGATCGCCGGGATCCGCGGGGAGCACGCGCTGGCGTTCCACCGGCTGCGCCGGCACTACGGGGAGGACGGCCGGCCGGTGCACCACCGGATCTCCGACCTGTGCCTGGCGGATCTGGCCCGGGTTCGGGCGGCGGATGACCGTACCGAAGCAATTGAAGATCTTGTCGAAGCGGCCTCGAGCCGGGTGCGAACCTTGCGCTCCGCCCGCCTGGCCGCGGTCTGGCATCGCGCGAAAGCGCTGCTGGCGGGCCCGGATCCGGCGGCGGAGTCGTATTTCCGGCTGGCGCTGGCCGACCCGGGAACCGATCAGTGGGCGTTCGAGCGGGCCCTGACCCGGATGGACTACGCGATCTGGCTGCGCCGGCGGCAGCGCCCGGCCGAGTCGCGGCCGTTGCTGAGCGCCGCGCGGGACGTGTTCGCCGCGGCCGGGCTGGCGGCCTGGCGGGAGCGGGCCGAGACGGAACTGGCGGCGGCCGGGCGCGGCGAGCGGCGGGACGGGCTCACGCCGCAGCAGCGACAGGTCGTCACGCTGGCCGCGCAGGGGCTGACCAACGCGCAGATCGGCGCGCGGCTGGGCCTGTCGGCGCGGACCGTAGGCACGCATCTGAGCCGGGCCTACCCGATCCTGGGAGTGACTCGGCGGTCGCAACTTTCCGGGATGCAGTCATTCGACAGACGACGCGCGGACGGAAATTCGGGAGCCTGA
- a CDS encoding alpha/beta hydrolase gives MSYPKPVLEPAAEQFARDTAHPFEGEPERLRKALEAAQTRDDVPLPEAAIEELTITGGPSGRIRIRIVRPPETQDQIPAILYAHGGGWVVGDAITHERLTRELAVRSGAAVVSVEYSRAPEARYPIAVEEVYATLEWVAVHGAGHGLDPCRIAIAGDSAGGNLAAAVTIMAKQRSGPTLAAQVLFYPVTDASFDTDSYHQFAEGFWLRREMMPWFWDQYAPDVPARAEITASPLRATAEQLAGLPPALIIVAEADVLRDEGEAYAAKLRAAGVPVTAVRYQGMIHDFVMLDALRETHAAKAATSQAAAFLKDQLFS, from the coding sequence ATGAGCTATCCGAAACCGGTTCTGGAGCCCGCCGCCGAACAGTTCGCGCGGGACACGGCGCATCCGTTCGAGGGCGAGCCGGAACGGCTGCGCAAGGCGCTCGAGGCCGCGCAGACCAGGGACGACGTTCCGCTGCCCGAGGCGGCGATCGAGGAGCTCACGATCACCGGCGGTCCGTCCGGCCGGATCCGGATCCGGATCGTTCGCCCACCGGAAACCCAGGATCAAATTCCGGCGATTCTGTACGCCCATGGCGGCGGCTGGGTCGTCGGCGACGCCATCACCCACGAGCGCCTCACCCGGGAACTGGCCGTGCGATCCGGCGCCGCCGTGGTGTCCGTCGAGTACAGCCGCGCGCCGGAGGCCCGCTACCCGATCGCGGTCGAGGAGGTCTACGCGACGCTGGAGTGGGTGGCCGTGCACGGCGCCGGGCACGGCCTGGACCCGTGCCGGATCGCGATCGCCGGCGACTCGGCCGGCGGGAACCTGGCCGCGGCCGTGACGATCATGGCGAAACAGCGGTCCGGGCCGACGCTGGCCGCACAGGTACTGTTCTACCCGGTGACCGACGCGAGCTTCGACACCGACTCGTACCACCAGTTCGCCGAGGGTTTCTGGCTGCGGCGGGAGATGATGCCGTGGTTCTGGGACCAGTACGCGCCGGACGTGCCGGCCCGCGCCGAGATCACCGCGTCGCCGTTGCGGGCGACCGCCGAGCAGCTCGCCGGGCTGCCGCCGGCGCTGATCATCGTCGCCGAGGCGGACGTGCTGCGGGACGAGGGCGAGGCGTACGCGGCCAAGCTGCGCGCCGCCGGCGTTCCGGTCACCGCGGTGCGCTACCAGGGGATGATCCACGACTTCGTGATGCTGGACGCGCTGCGGGAGACGCATGCGGCGAAGGCCGCCACCTCGCAGGCGGCGGCCTTCCTCAAGGACCAGCTCTTCAGTTGA
- a CDS encoding acyltransferase, with translation MAEAETTGRDRYFDLLRVLAIIRVSVFHMFPFAVLELAFPSMGVMFALGGSLMANSLMRQGAGRVLYGRVRRLLPALWVLGAVVVPAMFLVGWEQRPPLWHLVAWIVPFADPPASTFGDQAAEVLWYLVTYLWLVALSPVLLWLYRRARLVTILAPMVALAAMPLVPVAAVQEVGTDVLTFAACWMLGFAHRDGTLRRIPGLLIAILGAACVTGGLAWSWAHPDAGGIKYLPVAYAVYNAGFVLVLLRWRPRMEWLIKRTGLDSWVSLINARAVTIYLWNNVAIALCYPIGDALEVWRFGRFFEVGYVTIALALLVNAVLIFGWVEDLAARRRLRFLPWPSRPVREQAPPAGAGTVYRASAMAGR, from the coding sequence GTGGCTGAGGCAGAGACAACGGGACGGGATCGGTATTTCGATCTGCTGCGAGTGCTGGCGATCATCCGGGTGTCGGTGTTCCACATGTTCCCGTTCGCCGTACTGGAACTGGCCTTTCCTTCGATGGGTGTGATGTTCGCGCTCGGCGGGTCGCTGATGGCGAACTCGCTGATGCGGCAGGGTGCCGGGCGGGTCCTCTACGGGCGGGTCCGGCGCCTGCTGCCGGCGCTCTGGGTGCTCGGCGCGGTGGTGGTGCCGGCGATGTTCCTGGTCGGCTGGGAGCAGCGGCCGCCGCTGTGGCATCTGGTCGCGTGGATCGTGCCGTTCGCGGATCCGCCGGCCAGCACGTTCGGGGATCAGGCCGCCGAGGTGTTGTGGTACCTGGTCACCTATCTGTGGCTGGTCGCGCTGTCGCCGGTGCTGTTGTGGCTGTATCGCCGGGCCCGGCTGGTGACGATTCTCGCGCCGATGGTGGCGCTCGCCGCGATGCCGCTGGTGCCGGTCGCCGCCGTACAGGAGGTCGGCACTGATGTTCTGACTTTCGCGGCGTGCTGGATGCTCGGGTTCGCGCATCGGGACGGCACTCTGCGGCGCATTCCGGGGCTGCTGATCGCGATTCTGGGCGCGGCCTGCGTGACCGGTGGGCTGGCCTGGAGCTGGGCGCATCCGGACGCCGGCGGGATCAAGTATCTGCCGGTGGCGTACGCCGTCTACAACGCCGGTTTCGTCCTGGTCCTGCTGCGGTGGCGGCCGCGGATGGAGTGGCTGATCAAGCGGACCGGGCTGGACAGCTGGGTGTCGCTGATCAACGCCCGGGCGGTCACGATCTACCTCTGGAACAACGTGGCGATCGCGCTCTGCTACCCGATCGGGGACGCGCTGGAGGTGTGGCGGTTCGGCAGGTTCTTCGAGGTGGGCTACGTGACGATCGCGCTCGCGTTGCTGGTCAACGCCGTCCTGATCTTCGGTTGGGTGGAGGATCTGGCCGCCCGCCGGCGGCTGCGGTTCCTGCCGTGGCCGAGCCGCCCGGTCCGGGAGCAGGCGCCGCCCGCCGGCGCCGGAACGGTCTACCGGGCGTCCGCGATGGCCGGCCGATGA
- a CDS encoding class I SAM-dependent methyltransferase: protein MADAATLRARNASFWARAAPGWVNQADRHDELGRPLGAVALDRLRPRPGERVLDVGCGCGGTSAEIARAVAPLGAVVGLDLAEEMVAAARARFTGPGGAGPRFVAGDVETLGTVPGAPFDAVYSRMTLMLLADPVAGLTTIRRSMRAGARLAATVFRDGRVNPWLPAAMLGAAPHLGPLPPLPIGAEPGPFAFADPVRVTGLLTEAGFAEIEIQPYDVTLAAPDDPPAVTEWLIEIGPAGAAYRDATPAGQQNARAGAARLLERFRTPGSGYRLPTGLWLITARTTTNNLEEA, encoded by the coding sequence ATGGCGGACGCCGCCACCCTGCGCGCCCGCAACGCCTCGTTCTGGGCCCGGGCGGCGCCCGGCTGGGTCAACCAGGCGGACCGGCACGACGAGCTCGGCCGGCCGCTGGGCGCCGTGGCGCTCGACCGGCTGCGACCCCGCCCCGGCGAGCGGGTGCTGGACGTCGGCTGCGGGTGCGGCGGCACGAGCGCCGAGATCGCCCGGGCCGTCGCGCCGCTGGGCGCCGTGGTCGGTCTCGACCTCGCCGAGGAGATGGTGGCGGCGGCCCGCGCCCGGTTCACCGGGCCGGGCGGCGCGGGGCCACGGTTCGTCGCCGGTGACGTCGAGACGCTCGGCACCGTGCCCGGAGCGCCGTTCGACGCCGTCTACTCCCGGATGACCTTGATGCTGCTCGCCGATCCGGTCGCCGGCCTGACCACGATCCGGCGGTCGATGCGGGCCGGCGCCCGGCTGGCGGCGACGGTCTTCCGCGACGGCCGGGTGAACCCCTGGCTGCCGGCGGCGATGCTCGGCGCGGCGCCACACCTCGGGCCGTTGCCGCCGCTGCCGATCGGTGCCGAGCCGGGCCCCTTCGCGTTCGCCGACCCGGTCCGGGTCACCGGCCTGCTCACCGAGGCCGGCTTCGCCGAGATCGAGATTCAGCCGTACGACGTCACGCTCGCCGCCCCGGACGACCCGCCGGCGGTCACCGAATGGCTCATCGAGATCGGTCCCGCCGGTGCGGCCTACCGCGACGCCACCCCGGCCGGCCAGCAGAACGCCCGCGCCGGCGCGGCCCGGCTGCTCGAACGATTCCGTACCCCCGGCAGCGGTTATCGCCTGCCGACCGGACTGTGGCTGATCACCGCCCGCACGACGACGAACAACCTGGAAGAGGCATGA
- a CDS encoding TetR/AcrR family transcriptional regulator, with protein sequence MTVNRPYVSPRRQEQARQTRRAILDAAAKLFVDPGYAATPLTAVAAEAGVAVQTVYAVFGNKRQLLSDLVDVTLVGDDEQVAMANRSFVADIRTLTGLRAKLTRYARHLAETHGRQVHVMLALAGAATADADAAAIWRKNLDDRRVGMLMFATDLAAGGEVVVSQERAADVLWLAQDVRNYDWLVRERGWPVERFERWFVDSVAALLTAPD encoded by the coding sequence GTGACTGTCAACCGGCCGTACGTCTCGCCCCGGCGTCAGGAACAGGCCCGGCAGACCCGGCGGGCGATCCTCGACGCGGCCGCCAAGCTGTTCGTGGATCCGGGCTACGCCGCGACGCCGCTGACCGCCGTCGCCGCCGAGGCCGGCGTCGCCGTGCAGACCGTGTACGCGGTGTTCGGCAACAAACGCCAGTTGCTCTCCGACCTGGTCGACGTCACCCTGGTCGGCGACGACGAGCAGGTGGCGATGGCGAACCGGTCGTTCGTCGCCGACATCCGCACGCTGACCGGCCTGCGGGCCAAGCTCACCCGGTACGCCCGGCACCTCGCCGAGACGCACGGCCGCCAGGTGCACGTGATGCTCGCGCTGGCCGGCGCGGCGACCGCGGACGCCGACGCCGCGGCGATCTGGCGCAAGAACCTCGACGACCGGCGCGTCGGCATGCTGATGTTCGCGACCGACCTCGCGGCCGGCGGCGAGGTCGTGGTCAGCCAGGAGCGGGCCGCCGACGTGCTGTGGCTCGCGCAGGACGTCCGCAACTACGACTGGCTGGTGCGCGAGCGCGGGTGGCCGGTCGAGCGGTTCGAGCGGTGGTTCGTGGACAGCGTCGCCGCCCTGCTCACCGCGCCGGACTGA
- a CDS encoding LysR family transcriptional regulator ArgP yields MNLDSTQLTTFATVVGEGSFEAAARLLNVTPSSVSQRIKALERAVGQVLIQRAKPCHATEAGQSLLRFVEQMSLLEREALHNARNLAAYPDGGEEDDGVVRVAVVVNADSLATWFLPALASMAEESRNGRVPLLAFDIRQDDQDHTVELLRNGSVMAAVTAERVVVQGCRIEPLGAMRYVAVSAPEFVVRHLDGTNDVVDPNGLAKALARAPVVAFDRKDTLQHRFVRSLGDGPAHMPTHYVPSVSAFNEAVRLGLGWAVVPETLARGYLDSGEYREVAPGRHLDIPLYWQHWRLDSKLLELLTETVKRAASAALVIG; encoded by the coding sequence ATGAACTTGGACTCGACACAGCTCACCACCTTTGCCACCGTGGTCGGCGAAGGCAGCTTCGAGGCGGCGGCCCGGTTGCTGAACGTGACACCGTCATCGGTCAGCCAGCGGATCAAAGCGTTGGAACGGGCCGTCGGACAAGTTCTGATCCAACGGGCGAAGCCGTGTCACGCCACCGAGGCCGGCCAGTCACTACTCCGTTTCGTCGAGCAGATGTCCCTGCTGGAACGGGAGGCGCTGCACAATGCGCGCAACCTTGCCGCCTACCCGGACGGCGGCGAGGAGGACGACGGGGTGGTCCGGGTGGCGGTCGTGGTCAATGCCGACTCGCTCGCCACCTGGTTCCTGCCCGCGCTGGCGTCGATGGCCGAGGAGTCCCGGAACGGCCGGGTGCCGCTGCTGGCCTTCGACATCCGCCAGGACGACCAGGACCATACGGTGGAACTGCTGCGCAACGGCTCAGTGATGGCAGCGGTAACCGCCGAGCGGGTCGTCGTCCAGGGCTGCCGGATCGAGCCGCTGGGCGCCATGCGTTACGTGGCGGTCTCGGCGCCGGAGTTCGTGGTGCGACACCTGGATGGCACGAACGACGTGGTGGACCCGAACGGCCTGGCCAAGGCTCTGGCCCGGGCGCCGGTCGTCGCCTTCGACCGTAAGGACACCCTGCAGCATCGCTTCGTGCGTTCGCTCGGTGATGGCCCGGCACACATGCCGACCCACTACGTGCCGTCCGTGTCCGCGTTCAACGAGGCGGTCCGGCTGGGCCTGGGCTGGGCGGTGGTGCCCGAGACACTGGCTCGTGGCTACCTCGATTCGGGCGAGTACCGCGAGGTAGCGCCTGGGCGGCACCTCGACATACCGCTCTACTGGCAGCACTGGCGGCTGGACTCCAAGCTGCTGGAACTGCTCACCGAGACGGTGAAGAGGGCCGCGTCGGCCGCCCTGGTGATTGGCTGA
- a CDS encoding glycine amidinotransferase produces the protein MRLNSYDDFTPLKEVILGSATDYAQRLRDLSFDMFISDNLTGARGYYPSITDWRPSADRDHRNEPAKLALKERFLDELVEDIEGLGTQIAQLGVTVHRPMALPPSLGEVTAPGWSAPVTPPLNVRDNTLILGDEIIETPPTLRARYFETQFLKPIFMNYFDQGARWTTMPRPMMTDSSFDPDNLPNAAPNIEAPQDPQASPYDVGVEIMIDGANCLRLGRDLIVNISNANHALACDWLERHLQGRFRVHRMHRLTQSHIDSVVIPLRPGTLLIRSERVLDFLPEKLRSWDTIVSPTPEIHDYPQYEDGNPIPASPYIDLNLLSIDENTVLVNDACKTLIHTLEQHHFTVVPVRHRHRRLFGGGFHCFTLDTVRTGAAENYL, from the coding sequence ATGCGCCTCAACAGCTACGACGACTTCACGCCGCTCAAAGAGGTCATCCTCGGCTCGGCGACCGACTACGCGCAGCGTCTGCGCGACCTGTCGTTCGACATGTTCATCAGCGACAACCTGACCGGTGCCCGCGGCTACTACCCCAGCATCACCGATTGGCGGCCGAGCGCGGACCGGGACCACCGCAACGAGCCGGCCAAACTCGCCCTGAAGGAGCGGTTCCTCGATGAACTTGTCGAGGACATCGAGGGCCTGGGTACGCAGATCGCGCAGCTAGGCGTGACGGTCCACCGCCCGATGGCGCTGCCTCCGTCGCTCGGCGAGGTCACCGCGCCGGGCTGGTCGGCGCCGGTCACACCGCCGCTGAACGTCCGCGACAACACACTCATCCTGGGCGACGAGATCATCGAGACGCCACCGACGCTGCGTGCGCGCTATTTCGAGACGCAGTTCCTCAAGCCGATCTTCATGAACTATTTCGACCAGGGCGCACGCTGGACCACCATGCCACGCCCGATGATGACCGACTCCTCGTTCGACCCGGACAACCTGCCGAACGCGGCGCCCAACATCGAGGCGCCGCAGGACCCGCAAGCCTCCCCGTACGACGTCGGCGTCGAGATCATGATCGACGGCGCGAACTGCCTGCGCCTCGGCCGCGACCTGATCGTCAACATCTCCAACGCCAATCACGCGCTGGCCTGCGATTGGCTCGAACGGCACCTCCAGGGCCGGTTCCGGGTGCACCGGATGCACCGGCTGACCCAGAGCCACATCGACAGCGTGGTCATACCGTTGCGTCCGGGAACCCTGCTGATCCGCTCCGAGCGGGTGCTTGACTTCCTGCCCGAGAAACTGCGCTCGTGGGACACCATCGTCTCGCCGACCCCGGAGATCCACGACTATCCGCAGTACGAGGACGGCAACCCGATTCCGGCGAGCCCTTACATCGACCTGAATCTGTTGTCGATCGACGAGAACACCGTGCTGGTCAACGACGCCTGTAAGACCCTGATCCACACGCTCGAACAGCACCATTTCACCGTCGTCCCGGTCCGGCACCGGCACCGGCGTCTGTTCGGCGGCGGGTTCCACTGCTTCACCCTCGACACGGTGCGCACCGGCGCCGCCGAGAACTACCTGTAG
- a CDS encoding ferredoxin: MRVDVDVDLCIGSGQCALTVPEIFDQDDDGVVLLLATTAPPELHDEVRDAASRCPVRAITPTDR; this comes from the coding sequence ATGCGGGTGGACGTCGACGTGGATCTCTGCATCGGGTCGGGCCAGTGCGCTCTGACGGTGCCGGAGATCTTCGACCAGGACGACGACGGAGTCGTGCTGCTGCTGGCCACCACCGCGCCGCCCGAACTCCACGACGAAGTGCGCGACGCCGCGAGTCGATGCCCGGTGCGCGCCATCACCCCGACCGACCGATAG
- a CDS encoding cytochrome P450: MASDLTPHPVTRPNPFDPPLELGRYRETEPIRRMAYPDGHAGWLITSHELARAMLSDGRFSARSEFKRPPVSRPGADPFYGAPALPGWLVDMDAPEHTRIRQQLAGKFTARRMRDLRPRLDVVIDDLLSTMARKGPPVDLVELFALPVPSIMICEILGVPYEKRAEFQQNSETLFSLRVTADEASAAMDRLYELLRVLSGPGGDRDGLLAMLAEDGTLDREEIAGVGVLLLTAGHESTSSSLALSTFALLSHPDQLAKLTADPGLIDNAVEELMRYLSVFHFGVPRTPLEDVEFGGHLLRAGESITVSLPAANRDPAWFADHPDRLDIERRSTGHMAFGYGIHQCLGQNLVRMELRAALPALFRRFPGLALAVPSDEVPLSSDMSVYGVHRLPVTW; the protein is encoded by the coding sequence ATGGCCAGCGATCTCACGCCGCACCCCGTCACGCGGCCCAACCCGTTCGATCCGCCGCTGGAGCTGGGCCGCTATCGCGAGACCGAGCCGATCCGTCGGATGGCCTACCCGGACGGGCACGCCGGCTGGCTGATCACGAGCCACGAACTGGCCCGCGCGATGCTGAGCGACGGCCGGTTCAGCGCGCGGTCGGAGTTCAAACGGCCGCCGGTGTCGCGCCCGGGCGCCGATCCGTTCTATGGTGCGCCGGCACTGCCCGGCTGGCTGGTCGACATGGACGCGCCCGAGCACACCCGGATCCGCCAGCAGCTGGCCGGCAAGTTCACCGCCCGGCGTATGCGGGACCTGCGGCCGCGGCTCGACGTCGTGATCGACGATTTGCTCAGTACGATGGCCCGCAAGGGCCCACCGGTCGACTTGGTCGAATTGTTCGCGTTGCCGGTGCCGTCGATCATGATCTGCGAGATCCTCGGGGTTCCGTACGAGAAACGTGCCGAGTTCCAGCAGAACAGCGAGACGCTGTTCAGCCTGCGGGTGACCGCTGACGAGGCGTCGGCCGCGATGGATCGGCTGTACGAGCTGCTGCGCGTGCTGTCCGGACCCGGCGGCGATCGCGACGGGCTGCTCGCCATGCTCGCCGAGGACGGCACCCTCGACCGGGAGGAGATCGCCGGGGTCGGCGTGTTGCTGCTCACCGCCGGCCACGAGTCCACCTCCAGCTCGCTGGCGCTCAGCACGTTTGCGCTGCTGTCGCACCCGGACCAGCTCGCGAAGCTGACCGCCGACCCCGGCCTGATCGACAACGCGGTCGAGGAGCTGATGCGGTACCTGTCCGTGTTCCACTTCGGCGTTCCGCGTACGCCCCTGGAGGACGTCGAATTCGGCGGGCACCTGCTGAGGGCCGGCGAGTCGATCACCGTCTCGCTGCCGGCGGCCAACCGCGATCCCGCCTGGTTCGCCGACCACCCTGACCGGCTGGACATCGAGCGCCGGAGCACCGGTCACATGGCCTTCGGATACGGCATCCACCAGTGCCTGGGTCAGAACCTGGTCCGGATGGAGCTGCGTGCCGCGCTGCCGGCCCTGTTCCGCCGGTTCCCGGGGCTGGCCCTCGCCGTGCCGTCTGACGAGGTGCCGCTGTCGTCCGACATGAGCGTCTACGGCGTACACCGTCTGCCGGTGACCTGGTGA